Within the Leptotrichia sp. oral taxon 498 genome, the region ATACGTCTTACAATAAGAAAAGTCCCATTTTTCAGCCAATTATTCTTATCATACCAGACAACATTTTTAAAATCATTATTATTTTTTGGATTTTCTGTTCCATTTCCAATAGGCAAAAAGCCAGCTTGAGTCCATTTTAAAGTAATTAAGGCACGTCCTTTACGAACAAGATTTCTCACAGCGTGAAATGCTACCTGTGCATCATCCGCACAAGCCTGAATGCAAATATCACCGCCTTTATACTTGTCCTTTATCTGGTCTCTCGGAAAATGTGGCAAATCCTTAAATTCTTCCATTTTCTTATTATCCAGCTTCAATTTATCCAGAAAAGATGGACTTATTCCAAAAGTTATTGTCAAACGGTACGGATTTAATCCCACTGTTTCTCCTGTATCTATCGGAGGGACTAGATGATTTGCAAGTTCTGGTGCTACAAGTTCACCCTTCATAAGTTTTTCAGAATAATCTGTCCAGTCCTTAAACATCTGCTTTATTTCTTCCTTGTCCGTAGAATGTAAATCTAATACCGCAAAATAAACATTTTTCTGAACAGGAGTAGCAATTCCTGACTGATGTTCTCCATAAAATGAGATTTCTTCATTTCCAACAACCTGATTTGCTTTACCGCTAAACATATTTGCAAAAATTGCACCCGCTCCGCTCGCTCCAATTGCAGCACCTGCTCCAACCATTCCTGCTTTTTTCAAAAAATCACGACGTGATATTTTTTTATCAAACCATTTTTTATCATTTTCATCACTCATTATTTTACCTCTTTTTATACTGTAAGTTTTATTTAGATGTGTTCAATAATCTAAATGTTAATTTTAACAAAGGGAATTACTTCCCTATTCAATAATACTTAAACATATTAGTTACCGAATAAGTATATTATTTTTTAGGAGTTGCATCTATTACAATTCCCATTTGCGACAAAGGTTCTCCAAGTTTAGTAACTGCTTCAGCTAGAGCTTTTGTATCTTCTGGCTTCAATTCTGTGTACAATTTATAATTTTTGTCATCTGTCATATATTTATCAAGAAGTGCATTTACAGCTTTAAATTCAGTATCTAAAGTTGTTACGAGCTTAGCATCTTTTTGTTCTAATTTAGGTCTAAATAGTTCAAAAATTTTCTGAGCTCCTTCGATGTTTGCTCTAAAGTCGTATAAATCAGTATGTGAGAACACTTCTTCTTCTCCAGTAATTTTTTGAGTCGAAACTTCATTTAACAGGTCAATCGCTCCTGTAACCATTAAATCAGGCGTTACTTCAATTGTAGCAATTTTTGCCTTTAGTTCCTTAATGTCGTTTACAAGATCTTCTGCGTATTTTTCAGTTCCTTTTGTAGTGTTTTGTTCCCACAATATTTTTTCAATTCTATGAAAACCTTTCCAGCCTTCCTCATTTTTAAATTCTTCCTTGAAGTCTACAAGACGGTAATCTATCTTAATATCCGATTCTCCAAAGCTTTCAGCGATAGGCTCAGATCTTTCATAAGCCATACGGATTAGCGGATAAACTTTTTTAGCTTCGTCTAATTTCCCAGTCTTTAATAATTGTGCAAAATTTTCTGTATCCTTTAAAAGCATATCAATCTGACCTTCAACATACTTTTTATATTCAGCAGTTTCCTTGCTTAAATCAGTTTTCCCTTGTTCAGCTGTCTTTCCAGCTGTTGTACCAGCCTTTCCACCTTCCTTTGCTCCGGTATCTTTGCCACAGCTTATCGCCATTAATGCTCCAATAAGCAATAAAATTCCCATTTTTTTCATAAAAAAATTCCTCCCAATTTATATTTGCTATATTATACTCATTATTTTATTATTTGTAAAGTAAAAATATTTGATTTTCAAAATTTTTTGCTAAAAAAAATTATTACGTAACTAAAAAAGTCCTACACAATCTAGAGAACTTTTTATTTTTTATTCAATAAAATATAGACAGTTTAACCTTCCAAAATCCTAATAAAATCAATAAATCCTTGCACAGAAAATTCTTCTGCTCTAGCCAATTCTGTTTTGCCAACTTTTTTCAAGCATTCTTTTACAAAATCTTTTGAAAATCCTAAATTCGATAAATTATTAGAAATACTTTTTCTCTTATTTGAAAACGCTTCTCTCAAATATTTAAAATATTTTTCTTCCGAAATTTGACTTTCATACTTTTTATTTTTCAAAATTTTTATTCCTAAAAATGCTGAATCAACTTTTGGAACAGGATCAAATTTTTCTTTTGGAACAGTAAATAAATATTCTGTTTCAGCGTAAAACTGTACTGCGTGAGTAAGCAGGCTCATATTTTTGCTGTGTGGCTTTGAGACAATCCGCTCTGCCACTTCCTTTTGCACCATCAAATAGATTTCATCAATATTTTCACGGTATTCAAGCAATTTATTAATAATTGGCGAAGTTATATAATAAGGAATATTTGCAACCACTTTCACATCTTTTTTATTTTCCAAAAATTCGGATAAGTCAACTTCCAAAAAATCTCTATGAACCAAATCAAAATTTTCATATTTCCCAAATTTTTTCTTCAAAATTGGAATCAAATCGTCGTCTATTTCAAACGAAGTCAAGAATTTAGAATTGGTTATCAATTTTTTTGTCAAAAACCCAAGTCCCGAACCTATTTCCAAGACTTCTACATTTTTATTAATACTTGCCACATCCAAAATTTTATCAGATAATGAACTGTCATTTAAAAAGTTTTGACCGTATTTTTTTTTGGTGGCATAATTTTTATTATGATTTATTTTTTTCAAAATTTCTCCTTTAAACTATTCAAAAACTGATGGTTCTGCAATTCCAATATATTCAAGATTTCTATATTTTTCGTCAAAATCCAGACCATATCCAACAACAAATTCATTTGGAATTTGAAATCCAACATACTGAACTTCCACTTCCACTTCTCTTCTTTCGGGTTTGTCCAAAAGTGTACAAAGTGATACTTTTTTAGGATTTCTGCTACCTAAAATTTGTAAAATTTTCTTCAATGTAAATCCTGAATCAATTATGTCTTCCACAACTAACACATTTTTCCCGCTTATCGTACTTCTCAAATCTTTTAAAATTTTAACTTCTCTAGTAGTGTGAGTTCCTTCGCCATAACTAGATGCTTCAATAAAGTCAATTTCAAGCGGCAGTTTTATCTCCCTAATCAAATCAGCCATAAATACCACCGACCCTTTTAACAGCCCAATTACTATTAGCGGAGCATCTTCGTCTTTAAAGTCACAAGTTATTTTTTCTCCCAGTTCTTTTACTTTTTTTGAAAGTTCTTCCCTAGTTATCAACTGTTTTTTTATTCCAAATTCAAAATTATTACTCATTTTTCTCCTTAATTTTATTTTTTTGTTATTATTTTTTTAATTAATTAATTAATTTTAAGTCTTTAAATATAAAAAATTAAATATAGAAAAAGGAGCAAACTATGCCCCTTATTTTAAATTAAAACTATTATTTAACTTTTTCTACCAATTTTGCAAATTCTGCAGGATTGTTTAATGCTAAATCAGCTAAAACTTTTCTATCTAATTCAATACCAGCTTTTTTAAGCCCATTCATGAATCTTGAATATGAAACTCCGTTTAATCTGGTAGCGGCATTGATTCTAATAATCCATAATTCACGCATTTTTCTTTTTTTCTGTTTTCTATGTTCAGTTGCGTAAGCCATTGCTTTTTTAACTGCTTCATTAGCTTTTCTATAATTTGATTTTGTTGATCCTCTATAACCTTTTGCTTCTTTTAAAACTTTTTTATGTCTTTTTCTTCTAATTATTCCTGTTTTTACTCTTGGCATTTTCTTTCCTCCTTGATTTCTTAAATTCAGCCTATTTTTAATCTCTTATTTATTATTTTTTAACTGATTATCTTCCTTCTTGTCCAGCTAAAACTTTTTTAATTTTTCTTTCTGCACCTTTAGGAACAATCGCATCTTGTCCTAATCTTTTCTTTCTTTTGTGAGATTTTTTAGTTAAGATATGACTTTTTCCTGAATGTTTAATAGAAATTTTTCCACTTCCTGTAACTTTTACTCTTTTTTTTGTTCCTTTATGTGTTTTCATTTTTGGCATTTTTTTTCCTCCTTAAAAATTAAATTGCTCTTTTATTTAATTTTATTATTTTTTTGGTGATAATAAAATAAATTTTTGCACTTGTTCTTTTCCATATTTTTTTTCTATAACAGCAAGTTCCTCAAAATGACTTGCAAATTCATCCAACACTTTGATTGCAGAATCTGCGTGTAATCTTTCTCTACCTGTAAGTCTTAAACTAACTTTTACTTTATGGTCTTTTTCTATAAATTTTTTAATTTGAGAAATTTTTGTTGCTTTGTCGTGTTCATCAATATGAGGTTTTATTCTAATTTCTTTCACGACAATATTTTTTTGCTTTTTCTTATTTTCTTTGTCTTTTTTTGTTTTCTCATATTTGAATTTTCCATAATCCATAATTTTGCAGACAGGCGGTGTTGCATTCGGTGAAATTTCAACTAAATCCAATTCTCTTTCTGCCGCAATTGCCAAAGCCTCACGAACAGATAAAACTCCAAATTGTTCTCCGTCATCACCAATTACTCTTATTTCCCTTGCTCTGATTCTTTCGTTCATTCTAGGTTCATCAAATTTATTAGTCCCTCTTATAAAGAACACCTCCTAAATTTATTAAATTTCTTAAAATTAGAATTTAATCAAATAAAAAACAAGATATAAGAAACATCTTGCTCAAAATAGTTATTAAAATTCATATATCAAAAAATCTGATACTAAAATATATATTTAAAAAATAACTATAAACCTAACTCATCTCAAAACTTTTTTAAATACACGATGGAAAGGTGAGAAACAATATTTCTACTTCTAATTTAATATTACTTAATAATTTTATCATACTTTTTATATTTTTGCAAGTATTTTTTTTATATTTTGTTTTACAACTCTCAATTTTATTTTTTTATATTTAATTTTTTAGTTCTTTACATTTAAAAATTTTGTGATATAATAAAGAAAAATTCAAAAGAAAAAAAGGAAGGTGGTCAAATGAATCAAGTATTTGCAAGATTTTCGATGTTAGTTGGAGAAGATAATATAAAGAAATTACAATATTCAAAAATTATTATATTTGGAGTTGGAGGTGTTGGCTCTTACACAGTTGAAGCTCTTGCGAGAAGTGGAGTTGGTCA harbors:
- the efeB gene encoding iron uptake transporter deferrochelatase/peroxidase subunit gives rise to the protein MSDENDKKWFDKKISRRDFLKKAGMVGAGAAIGASGAGAIFANMFSGKANQVVGNEEISFYGEHQSGIATPVQKNVYFAVLDLHSTDKEEIKQMFKDWTDYSEKLMKGELVAPELANHLVPPIDTGETVGLNPYRLTITFGISPSFLDKLKLDNKKMEEFKDLPHFPRDQIKDKYKGGDICIQACADDAQVAFHAVRNLVRKGRALITLKWTQAGFLPIGNGTENPKNNNDFKNVVWYDKNNWLKNGTFLIVRRIQMHLETWDRTNLQEQENTFGRYKESGAPFGETDEFATIDINKKGPDGKPVLPIDSHVYLAKKADVKIARRAFSYSNGIDEVSGQFDAGLLFICFQKHPDQFIKIQNSLGNDDKLNEYITHVGTGIFACFGGIKKGEYIGQKLFE
- the efeO gene encoding iron uptake system protein EfeO encodes the protein MKKMGILLLIGALMAISCGKDTGAKEGGKAGTTAGKTAEQGKTDLSKETAEYKKYVEGQIDMLLKDTENFAQLLKTGKLDEAKKVYPLIRMAYERSEPIAESFGESDIKIDYRLVDFKEEFKNEEGWKGFHRIEKILWEQNTTKGTEKYAEDLVNDIKELKAKIATIEVTPDLMVTGAIDLLNEVSTQKITGEEEVFSHTDLYDFRANIEGAQKIFELFRPKLEQKDAKLVTTLDTEFKAVNALLDKYMTDDKNYKLYTELKPEDTKALAEAVTKLGEPLSQMGIVIDATPKK
- the rsmA gene encoding 16S rRNA (adenine(1518)-N(6)/adenine(1519)-N(6))-dimethyltransferase RsmA encodes the protein MKKINHNKNYATKKKYGQNFLNDSSLSDKILDVASINKNVEVLEIGSGLGFLTKKLITNSKFLTSFEIDDDLIPILKKKFGKYENFDLVHRDFLEVDLSEFLENKKDVKVVANIPYYITSPIINKLLEYRENIDEIYLMVQKEVAERIVSKPHSKNMSLLTHAVQFYAETEYLFTVPKEKFDPVPKVDSAFLGIKILKNKKYESQISEEKYFKYLREAFSNKRKSISNNLSNLGFSKDFVKECLKKVGKTELARAEEFSVQGFIDFIRILEG
- the hpt gene encoding hypoxanthine phosphoribosyltransferase produces the protein MSNNFEFGIKKQLITREELSKKVKELGEKITCDFKDEDAPLIVIGLLKGSVVFMADLIREIKLPLEIDFIEASSYGEGTHTTREVKILKDLRSTISGKNVLVVEDIIDSGFTLKKILQILGSRNPKKVSLCTLLDKPERREVEVEVQYVGFQIPNEFVVGYGLDFDEKYRNLEYIGIAEPSVFE
- the rplT gene encoding 50S ribosomal protein L20, whose translation is MPRVKTGIIRRKRHKKVLKEAKGYRGSTKSNYRKANEAVKKAMAYATEHRKQKKRKMRELWIIRINAATRLNGVSYSRFMNGLKKAGIELDRKVLADLALNNPAEFAKLVEKVK
- the rpmI gene encoding 50S ribosomal protein L35, whose translation is MPKMKTHKGTKKRVKVTGSGKISIKHSGKSHILTKKSHKRKKRLGQDAIVPKGAERKIKKVLAGQEGR
- the infC gene encoding translation initiation factor IF-3, with amino-acid sequence MNERIRAREIRVIGDDGEQFGVLSVREALAIAAERELDLVEISPNATPPVCKIMDYGKFKYEKTKKDKENKKKQKNIVVKEIRIKPHIDEHDKATKISQIKKFIEKDHKVKVSLRLTGRERLHADSAIKVLDEFASHFEELAVIEKKYGKEQVQKFILLSPKK